In the genome of Chloroflexota bacterium, the window GTCTGGAGAGGGTTCGCATGAACGAGAAGGCTTTTCGACCATATGGCCTGTGGCCCAGCCCCATCACGCCGGCGGTGATGGCCCGGCGGCTGCGGCTTGATGACGTGCAATGGAGCGCCGACGGGAGCGCCCTGGTCTGGCTGGAAGGCCGATCGGGGCAGGGCGTCCTGGTGTGCCGCCGCGGCGACGAGGCGCCGCGCGATCTCACGGATGAGCTGAACGTGCGCGCGGGCGTCGGCTATGGCGGCGGCGACTTCGCCGTCGGCCGCGACTTCGTGGTCTTCGCCGAGCGGAACGGGCGGCTCTACCGTCAGTCGCTCGGCTTCGGCCGGCCGAAGCCCATCACCCCCCAGTTCGGCCACGCGGCCTCCCCGGCCATCTCACCCGACGGCCGCTGGGTGCTGTTCGTGCACAGCTACGAGCGCGTGGACGTGCTGGGGCTGGTGGACAGCCAGGGCGGGCACTGGCCGACGAAGCTGGTGACCGGCTCCGATTTCTACATGCAGCCCGTCTGGCACCCGGCCGGCGATCGCATCGCCTGGATCGAGTGGGACCACCCCAACATGCCGTGGGACGGCACGCGGCTGAAGATGGCCCGGCTGACGGGAGATCCACCTCGCGTCGAGGAGGAGACGCTGGTAGCCGGCGGGGATGACGTCCCCATCTTCCAGCCCGCCTTCTCACCCGACGGCCGCTGGCTGAGCTTCATCGCCGGCGATGGCGAGTGGGACCGGCTTTACGCGCTGGATCTGGCCAGCAGGGAGCGGCGCATCCTGGTGGAGGACGCCGTCCTGGCCGTGCCCGCCTGGATCCAGGGCATGCGCACCTACGGCTGGAGCCACGACGGCCGCCGCATCTTCTACCACCGCAACGATCGAGGCTTTGGGTCGCTGTGGTCGGTGATCGTGGAGGATGGGACGTCCACCCGGCTGGACATCGGGCCCTACACGTGGGTCAATCAGCCCGCGCCGTCGCCTACGGACGATCGGATCGCCGGGATCGCCTCCGCGCCCACCGTACCCGGCCGCCTGATCGTGTGGACGCCAGAGGGCATCGCCGTACAGCGCCGCAGCAGCTCGGAGACCATCGCGCCGGAGGACCTGCCCAC includes:
- a CDS encoding S9 family peptidase, producing MNEKAFRPYGLWPSPITPAVMARRLRLDDVQWSADGSALVWLEGRSGQGVLVCRRGDEAPRDLTDELNVRAGVGYGGGDFAVGRDFVVFAERNGRLYRQSLGFGRPKPITPQFGHAASPAISPDGRWVLFVHSYERVDVLGLVDSQGGHWPTKLVTGSDFYMQPVWHPAGDRIAWIEWDHPNMPWDGTRLKMARLTGDPPRVEEETLVAGGDDVPIFQPAFSPDGRWLSFIAGDGEWDRLYALDLASRERRILVEDAVLAVPAWIQGMRTYGWSHDGRRIFYHRNDRGFGSLWSVIVEDGTSTRLDIGPYTWVNQPAPSPTDDRIAGIASAPTVPGRLIVWTPEGIAVQRRSSSETIAPEDLPTPQPIEWKAPDGTTVHGLYYPPTSSRYEGRGLPPAIVSIHGGPTGQRVASYSAEAAFFTSRGYGFLEVNYRGSTGYGRSYMLKLREHWGVYDVEDAVGGARALGEQGLADPKRLAIMGGSAGGYTVLNTLIHHPGVFKAGICLFGVTNLFTLAADTHKFEERYLDSMVGPLPEAADRYRDWSPIFHADKIRDPIAVFQGKEDKVVPPDQAETIVEVLRSRGVPHIYRLYEGEGHGWRKAETIEAFYTDVERFLRQHVLFA